The Labrus mixtus chromosome 16, fLabMix1.1, whole genome shotgun sequence genome window below encodes:
- the LOC132991379 gene encoding transcription factor E2F3-like: MAPQAHDGASATDSMTPKSTWEKSRYDTSLGFLTRRFAELLRRSSDGVLDLNLVAQELNAPKRRVYDVTNVLEGIQLIKKKSKNYIQWMGGQTSAQMDQELNDLNEEEKKLDELIQSCTWQVHQMCENHQGQRFAYLTYEDVRRLPNLEEQTVIVIKAPAETKLAVPHPEESLQVHLCSTQGPIEVFLCSDDPAVPMEDTLGPLVNCSSLSSTDGTAYSTSGVSSICNPLSETTKHSSPVSERPVDTMTVPHLSPSEGEQSFVCLTSPLAFSLDGKEYFLSLAKDESITDLFNSAN; encoded by the exons ATGGCCCCTCAAGCACACGATGGAG cttccGCTACCGATTCGATGACACCAAAATCCACGTGGGAGAAATCCCGCTATGACACTTCACTTGGTTTCTTGACGAGGAGATTCGCAGAGCTGCTGAGAAGATCCTCTGATGGCGTGTTGGACCTTAACCTGGTGGCCCAGGAGCTTAATGCCCCAAAGAGGCGTGTCTATGATGTCACTAATGTCCTCGAAGGAATCCAGCTAATCAAGAAGAAGTCTAAAAACTACATTCAGTGGAT GGGCGGTCAGACCAGTGCTCAAATGGATCAGGAACTGAATGATCTaaatgaggaggagaagaagctgGACGAGTTGATACAAAGCTGTACGTGGCAGGTTCACCAGATGTGTGAGAACCATCAAGGTCAAAg ATTTGCATATTTGACTTATGAGGATGTCCGAAGATTACCAAATCTGGAAGAACAGACTGTGATTGTGATCAAAGCCCCTGCAGAGACCAAACTGGCGGTGCCACACCCAGAAGAG AGCCTACAGGTCCACCTTTGCAGCACACAAGGGCCCATTGAAGTATTCCTCTGCTCTGACGACCCCGCCGTACCGATGGAAGACACACTCGGCCCTTTAGTGAACTGCAGCAGCTTAAGCTCGACCGACG GCACTGCCTACTCTACCTCTGGAGTCAGTAGTATCTGCAACCCGCTGTCCGAGACAACAAAACACTCATCACCAGTCTCTGAGCGCCCTGTTGACACAATGACCGTACCTCATCTCTCCCCATCTGAGGGTGAACAAAGTTTTGTCTGTCTTACTTCACCTCTAGCCTTCTCTCTTGATGGAAAGGAGTATTTCCTGAGCCTGGCTAAGGATGAAAGCATCACTGACCTCTTCAACTCTGCTAACTAG
- the srfbp1 gene encoding serum response factor-binding protein 1 produces MDMLGKELLSAEEKEKSQVEFENKQGEDETKDEEEESVLKCEDMKEEETKDEEEESVLKCKDVEEEETKDEEEESVQKCKDVEEMGEEKPRAADEIEEKTLLPVQPVVKKPAEGLNLNNEVVKMRKEVKRVRALVIRKMTRQMGALKKKKGKDTETERNQRRATRLLEEIHAMKVLAPDLVTKKALQKNLNFEQVCKNPMSTISDRAVARIATHPQFNKKIGDIKMALKAFKEERMKTGKQKGKLEGQNKPGNTTPGLPDKPRERPGGKEITSRREEIKGDEEGDGVRKDVKDATVAKPERKGSKATHLADTTDSQRKETPEYKCARPPSIKRSVETVKNNLLGQDAGKKPDLKVPQQKRDEEESDLESLKDEDREYFDDSTEERFLRQSSPSEESNDDDDFFIGKVRKFKKKKRDVKGGPTEPGVVESRLKAKKASLQSVFCSSLAAPKPAAREGATRGRDGDTLRAQETSPVSEFKKSKYQHQGKGTQYNSGSKYKKPCHKGGQPESQQRVFPSQSRWGGQGKGDVIKPKSRYDGAAPYHQAQNQTLHPSWEASKKRKEQQGQILAFQGKKIKFDDDD; encoded by the exons ATGGACATGTTGGGGAAAGAGTTGCTATCTgctgaggaaaaagaaaagtctcAGGTGGAGTTTGAGAATAAACAAGGAGAAGATGAAACtaaagatgaggaagaagaaagtgtCCTGAAATGTGAAGATatgaaagaagaggaaactaaagatgaggaagaagaaagtgtcctgaaatgtaaagatgtggaagaagaggaaactaaagatgaggaagaagaaagtgtACAGAAATGTAAAGATGTGGAAGAGATGGGAGAAGAGAAGCCACGGGCTGCAGATGAAATTGAGGAAAAAACCCTGTTACCTGTTCAGCCGGTCGTCAAAAAGCCGGCTGAAGGCCTGAACCTTAACAATGAAGTGGTTAAGATGAGAAAGGAGGTGAAGAGGGTGAGAGCTTTGGTCATCAGGAAGATGACACGACAGATGGGGgccctgaagaagaagaagggtaAAGACACAGAAACTGAGAGGAATCAAAGGAGAGCGACCAGACTGCTGGAGGAGATCCATGCCATGAAAGTACTCGCACCCGACCTG GTGACAAAGAAGGCCTTGCAAAAGAATCTAAATTTCGAACAGGTGTGTAAAAACCCCATGTCTACTATTTCTGACCGGGCTGTGGCACGCATCGCCACCCACCCGCAATTTAACAAAAAGATTGGAGACATAAAAATGGCTTTAAAAGCCTTCAAAGAAGAGAGGATGAAGACTGGAAAGCAGAAAGGGAAGTTGGAAGGGCAAAACAAACCTGGAAACACAACTCCAGGTTTGCCGGACAAACCGAGAGAAAGACCCGGTGGAAAGGAGATAACATCGAGGCGAGAGGAAATCAAAGGTGACGAGGAAGGAGACGGTGTGCGTAAAGACGTGAAAGATGCAACTGTTGCTAAACCTGAGAGGAAAGGGAGTAAAGCAACTCATCTGGCTGACACAACTGAtagtcaaagaaaagaaacgcCAGAATATAAGTGTGCAAGGCCACCATCGATAAAAAGAAGTGTGGAAACTGTGAAAAATAATCTTCTAGGTCAGGATGCAGGAAAGAAACCCGATCTTAAGGTGCCTCAGCAGAAGAGAGACGAGGAAGAGAGTGATTTAGAGTCTCttaaagatgaagacagagagtACTTCGATGACAGCACAGAGGAACGTTTCCTCAGGCAGTCCTCGCCATCCGAAGAGAGCAATGACGATGATGACTTCTTTATTGGAAAGGTGAGAAAattcaagaaaaagaagagggacGTAAAAGGTGGCCCAACAGAACCTGGAGTTGTTGAGTCCAGGTTGAAGGCAAAAAAGGCCTCGCTTCAGTCTGTCTTCTGTTCTTCCCTCGCTGCGCCCAAGCCTGCAGCGAGGGAAGGTGCAaccagagggagagatggggaTACGTTAAGGGCCCAAGAGACAAGTCCGGTAAGTGAGTTTAAAAAATCCAAGTACCAACATCAGGGGAAAGGAACACAATACAATTCAGGGTCCAAGTACAAAAAGCCCTGCCATAAGGGCGGCCAGCCTGAATCACAACAGAGGGTCTTTCCTTCTCAGAGCAGATGGGGGGGTCAAGGGAAAGGGGACGTTATTAAGCCAAAGTCGCGCTATGACGGAGCCGCCCCTTACCATCAGGCACAAAATCAGACCCTGCATCCATCCTGGGAGGCCagtaagaaaagaaaggagCAGCAAGGACAAATCTTGGCTTTCCAAGGAAAGAAGATCaagtttgatgatgatgactaa